The Spea bombifrons isolate aSpeBom1 chromosome 4, aSpeBom1.2.pri, whole genome shotgun sequence genome segment ACGTTAGATTCGCTGTAAATATAGACATTTTAATCTTTGTATTTACCAAGAACCATAAAACCAGGTAATTGGATGACAGACGAGTTTATTCACTGAACCAACTTCATTAACACCCACTCACATTTGTACCTGAGCAGGGATCACAGTGAGGGGGGTATATCTCTAGAGTAAGACACACTTGGGTAACTATGTGAGTAACACAGCAATTACATGGAGAAAacacagacttgggtaactagcTGTTTAACGAGGTGATGGTACCCAATTTGCACGTTAAGGAAAAGGGGCTCAACGGATAAATTGACCAGAGACTCTAAAATGTAGACACGTAACAAGGACACACATACCTCGGAAATATGTAACACCGATATATACAACACAGATACAGGTAACATGAGGCTTGGGTCTCACTGCTCACAGGGTGGGGAGGAAGAGGAACAGTCATACCCCACTCTTGGTTAAGAAGGGGTCCTGGGGAcacccattttattatttttattattaattgtatgAGGGTTCACAGGTCAACTTAGTTCATGCTTGCAGTTGACTCTCCTACAGACTAGCGTATgtgaattgtgttttttttttgcgaatGTAAGTTAGGTTAAGCGGCGCTACAAACTCACAATTTGTGCCATACCAGCACTTGCGGATTAGTAAATTATTCATCAattgaaatgtaataaatatggaTGCGTGTATGTTAGTTGTCAGATGATTCctaccaacaaaaacatttagtgACCAACTTAACAAGGGAGTTGTCCTCCTATGATAAACTCCCTATCCAATACAAAACATGGCCAGGACCCTCATCTCgttctcagcagaagtggtagatgttaatacagtaaaggcatttaagcaagcatgggataggcataaggccaagctagatataggataagggcaagtactaaaggagagtactcagaggttgggcagactggatgggcctactggttcttatctgccgtcactttctatgtttctatgtttctgggTTCATACAGGGAAGACAACCTTTAAATAGTTCCAATAAGTTCAGAAATACAACGCTACGTCTAATAGTTCTAAATTCCCTTGTCTTTTAATGTTGTTATATGCGAAAAATGATAGACATTTTATATGacgttgaggtcagggctccgtgcggccggtcaagtccTTTCTCACCAAACTCAaacaaccatgtctttatggagcttgctttgtacACTAGGGCATAATAAtcctggaatagaaaagagtcttccccaaactgttcccacaaagttggaagcagagcattgtccaaaatgtcttggtatgccacagcattaagatttcccttcattGGAAGTAAGGAGCCCAAActctgatttcaataattaagaggtttGTCCCAATACTTGTCCATTTAATGGCGCACAAAGCtaggttcatatatatatatacatacagattgACATATTGTAAATGAATACATACCTTTAGAGGTTGCTccatttagtaaaaatatacattaaagaaaaacaaaaggtaacaATTTAAACCTAAATATTAATATGACAACAAAGCTGGTTTTCAAGTTGACCACAGACAACTTTAATGTACAGTTCCTCAAAAACAGAACTCAGGAACAGTATTTTGTGAACAATGTTTTACTATTTCttattttgtgcttttgctgGTAGTGAACTGCGGATGGGGAAGGTCTTCTGCCTCCGAGTGATGGAGGAGATTCCAAGGATGGTGAAGATGATGTAGAGACGTGTGAGATGATTATAAACCAAAATGGCAAGAGAATTATGAAAGGAGTGACAATAAATACATACGTTTAGTACCAAGAAGTGGTTgaatatgtttatgtttttgtagAACTATAAACTACCAATCATTGCAGTAAACATTAATGTAAAAAGAAAGTCAAGCATCCAGGACAAGATGAGGCAGAGATTAAGGTTCATGATGGAGGAATAATGTAAAGAGTTACAGATGGTAATGGTCATCAGTAATGGACACTCTATATTGCAAAACcaaccaaatattttatattgggtCATTTATCCATAAAGGGATATGGTTAGACCTTTCCTCAATATTACAGAAAGCATGAAGTGCAAGAAAATCGATGGTTAACAAGgaagaacaaaaggaaaaatggcAAATGAAGAAGTATATGGGGGTGCGTAGGCTGTGACTGGTTGGCACCACGAGGACAATGAGAAAGCTTGCACTTATTGTAAGGAGAGAAGAAGAATGAAGAATTAAATCTTGAGAATCTTGAAATATTGAGTGCCCACTTACACTTTATAGAGCAACTCAATTGCTCATTAAACGCACACAGAACAAGGGTATTGCTGGCAGACAATTTTAAGCAATCAGGCAAAAAGCAGGCATTAATACGTAGAGTGTGGCTGCACATATCCAGTCATCGATTACACTTATAACTGGTGGTCActggcaggggcgtaactagaagcttcagggccccggtgtgaaaatctgttaaggcccctgCCACCCCCAACtcaatctacccccctctcacaccatctacccctttctcacactatctaccccctccaccCCTTATCAGGCTCTGATACTGAtatttaccccctctccctcccttctcactatctaccctctccctcccttctcactatccaccctctccctacccccttctcacaatatACCTTCTCCCTAcctcccttcttactatctaccctatcccccttctcactatctaccctctccctaccctcccttctcactatctatcctctccctaccccccttctcactatctaccctctccctaccgcccctttgtagttcacttaccgtgcagtcctgtggtgggggagggaggcctctgtctcgctgctctgccgcggtgcgcatggcttcactgctgagagctggcatatgacgtcatatgccggcgctcagcgtgaagcgccggcacccgagacagacgcctcacgctcccgccactgcagtcggggcagcgctgaggcaggcggcggcggcagaggagacagaagggcgccccctgactggcagaactccagagcccggtcgcagttgcgacccctgcgaccccggtagttccaccactggccactggccttaaagtgccacatCTGCCTCGTGAtagccagtctggccctgtttTCAAAAGCATCTGCTGACATTTGATTAATTGGACATATGATGGCAAAATCGGTTTTGCgtctttttaagaaaaatgccAAATGCTTTTCTGATATCCTTATTTCTCAGAGTATATATGATAGGATTGAATAATGGGGTCACCATGGTGTAAGCAAGAGAGGTGAACTTGTTAATATTTACTGAGTATCCTTGGGATGGACTTAAATAAATGCTGATTAAAGtcccataaaacacacacacaacggcCAAATGGGAACTGCATGTGGAGAAGGCCTTCTGTCTTCCAGTGGTGGAAGAGATTCTAAGGATGGTGAAAAAGATATAGACATATGTGACAATGACAAACAAAAATGGAAAGAGAAGTATAAATGGTGTAACCATGAAGGCTTCCATTTCAACAAGTGAGGTGTCTGAGCATGAAAGTTCTAAAATTGGAAGAAAATCACAGAAAAAGTGGTCAATCGTGCTCCGATTACAAAATTCTAGTCTACAAAGTAAAATACGAGTAATTAgagcaaaaataaaaccaagaaCCCAGGAGCAGATAACGAGATTGAGACAGAACTTAAATTCCATGATGGAGGAATAATGTAACGGGTTACAGATGGCTAAGTAACGGTCGTAGGACATCACTGTCAGAATATAACATTCTGCTGTGCAGCACCAACCAAACATCTGAAACTGGGTGAGGCAACCAGAAAGGGATATGGTGCTGCCATCTTCCAATACGACGTGTAACATTTTGGGTACAATGCTTGTGCTCAACAAAGCATCACATAAAGATAAATGGCAGAGGAAGAAGTACATTGGAGATCTGAGAATATGACAAGTCGAGACAAGGAGGACAATTAGGAAATTTCCACTTAAAGTAATGACatacaaagaaaacacaaaaataaagaacgGAATCTTGAAGCCGTAAAGATTCTGGAACCCCAGAACAATGAATTGTGTGATTACTGTGTGATTCTCCTCAAACATCGTCTGAAGATGATGTCACCAATGTATGACAAAAGTTGCACCTGGAGATCTTAAGTTGTCTATACGATCTGTTGGTAGGACCTTCTTAGATAATTAATCTTTGACCTTCTGTACCTGTGCAGAACAAAGCGTCTTCATCCTCTCTTCATTGCTCATTTGATGTTCTTCTTCAAGCCTTTTCAAAATCTATAATGGTGGTGGTGGACACCAGTTCTAAAAATGATAGGACGTCAAGAAAAGGCTATTAATATAAAGATTACATATCTGCCTAATTAATTGAGTTTACTGAGCAGAAGTATTTTACATTGTTGTGTATAATGATCTACGTCTTACACATTACATGTAGCCGTGAGTATTTTATGTAGAAACTgctagtttatcttttttttgttggactGGGGTACATTGCACAATTACATC includes the following:
- the LOC128491612 gene encoding olfactory receptor 10A7-like: MFEENHTVITQFIVLGFQNLYGFKIPFFIFVFSLYVITLSGNFLIVLLVSTCHILRSPMYFFLCHLSLCDALLSTSIVPKMLHVVLEDGSTISLSGCLTQFQMFGWCCTAECYILTVMSYDRYLAICNPLHYSSIMEFKFCLNLVICSWVLGFIFALITRILLCRLEFCNRSTIDHFFCDFLPILELSCSDTSLVEMEAFMVTPFILLFPFLFVIVTYVYIFFTILRISSTTGRQKAFSTCSSHLAVVCVFYGTLISIYLSPSQGYSVNINKFTSLAYTMVTPLFNPIIYTLRNKDIRKAFGIFLKKTQNRFCHHMSN